One Microtus pennsylvanicus isolate mMicPen1 chromosome 3, mMicPen1.hap1, whole genome shotgun sequence DNA window includes the following coding sequences:
- the Gem gene encoding GTP-binding protein GEM: MTLNNVTMRQGTVGMQPQQRWSIPADGRHLMVQKDPHPCNIRNGHCTAPEDHCRQSWSSDSTDSVISSESGNTYYRVVLIGEHGVGKSTLANIFAGVQDSMDSDCEVLGEDTYERTLVVDGESATIILLDMWENKGESEWLQDHCMQVGDVYLIVYSITDRASFEKASELRIQLRRARQTEDIPIILVGNKSDLVRCREVSVSEGRACAVVFDCKFIETSAAVQHNVKELFEGIVRQVRLRRDSKEKNERRLAYQKRRESLPRKARRFWGKIVAKNNKNMAFKLKSKSCHDLSVL; encoded by the exons ATGACTCTGAATAATGTCACCATGCGCCAGGGCACTGTGGGCATGCAGCCACAGCAGCGCTGGAGCATCCCTGCTGACGGCAGGCATCTGATGGTCCAGAAGGATCCCCACCCTTGCAACATCCGCAACGGCCACTGCACTGCTCCTGAAGACCACTGCCGGCAAAGCTGGTCCTCCGACTCCACGGACTCCGTCATCTCCTCTGAGTCGGGGAACACCTACTACCGAGTGGTACTTATAGGCGAGCATGGGGTGGGCAAGTCTACATTGGCCAACATCTTTGCAGGTGTGCAGGACAGCATGGACAGCGACTGTGAGGTCCTGGGAG aggacacaTATGAGCGCACCCTGGTCGTTGATGGAGAGAGCGCAACAATTATTCTCCTGGACATGTGGGAAAATAAG GGGGAGAGTGAATGGCTCCAGGACCACTGCATGCAGGTTGGGGACGTCTACCTGATTGTCTACTCTATCACAGACCGAGCAAGCTTTGAGAAGGCCTCCGAGCTAAGGATCCAGCTCCGCAGGGCCCGGCAGACAGAGGACATCCCTATCATTTTGGTTGGCAACAAAAGTGACTTAGTGCGGTGCCGAGAAGTGTCTGTGTCAG aAGGGAGAGCCTGCGCGGTGGTGTTCGACTGCAAGTTCATCGAGACCTCTGCGGCCGTGCAGCACAACGTGAAGGAGCTGTTTGAGGGTATCGTGCGGCAGGTCCGCCTGCGCCGGGACAGCAAGGAGAAGAATGAGAGGAGGCTGGCCTACCAGAAGAGGCGGGAGAGCCTCCCCAGGAAAGCCAGGCGCTTCTGGGGCAAGATTGTGGCCAAGAACAACAAGAACATGGCCTTCAAGCTCAAGTCGAAATCCTGCCATGACCTCTCTGTGCTCTAG